Proteins from one Prosthecobacter sp. genomic window:
- a CDS encoding nuclear transport factor 2 family protein, with product MKTLLACIAVVFTFQVFAEENPKLAAVQAADKDRIAAMQSPDRDKLSAIFSDELRYAHSNGVVDTKASFIDILTTGKTKYVGYDYEEQNFTFPAPGVALMSGRAHVKAVTATGEMDSVLSFLAVWREENGKWRFLAWQSCKLPAVAK from the coding sequence ATGAAAACACTGCTCGCCTGCATCGCCGTCGTCTTCACCTTCCAAGTCTTCGCGGAGGAAAACCCCAAGCTCGCTGCCGTCCAAGCCGCTGACAAAGACCGTATCGCCGCGATGCAGTCACCGGATCGCGACAAGCTGAGCGCCATCTTCTCCGATGAACTGCGCTATGCGCACTCCAACGGCGTCGTGGATACCAAAGCCTCGTTCATCGACATCCTGACCACTGGAAAAACCAAATACGTCGGCTACGACTACGAGGAACAGAACTTCACCTTCCCAGCCCCGGGCGTCGCCCTCATGAGCGGACGCGCTCATGTCAAAGCCGTGACCGCGACAGGCGAAATGGACAGCGTGCTGAGCTTTCTCGCCGTGTGGCGTGAGGAAAATGGAAAGTGGCGCTTCCTGGCGTGGCAGTCGTGCAAGCTGCCAGCGGTGGCGAAGTGA
- a CDS encoding DUF2334 domain-containing protein, with product MLRALLFTLFLGTTLQAADQQIILLKLDDVIARRVGTKPVSDRWQKVHDYLIAQGIKGSFGVITESLEKDNAMYFQWLKDVQAAGQIELWMHGYKMRGASDTGEFETGTAAEQRAILAKGEKLAKEKLGFDLPAFGPHWSGTTDATDEAMEGVPEVKIWLYGPKKPKFFTRLSIPRVMALENPTFVPDSAKFIVFYEKIAATKDVLVLQGHPEQWDDKRWAGFVEIIAFLKSKNVAFMTPSEYLKKTPSK from the coding sequence ATGCTGCGCGCACTCCTCTTCACCTTATTCCTCGGCACCACACTCCAAGCCGCCGACCAGCAAATCATCCTCCTCAAGCTCGACGACGTGATCGCGCGGCGAGTCGGCACGAAGCCGGTGTCGGACAGGTGGCAGAAGGTGCATGATTACCTGATCGCGCAGGGCATCAAAGGCTCCTTCGGTGTCATCACGGAGTCGCTGGAGAAGGACAACGCGATGTATTTCCAATGGCTGAAAGACGTGCAGGCGGCGGGACAGATCGAGCTGTGGATGCACGGCTACAAGATGCGCGGCGCTAGCGACACGGGTGAGTTTGAAACCGGCACGGCGGCGGAACAGCGCGCGATTTTGGCGAAGGGCGAGAAGCTGGCGAAGGAGAAGCTCGGCTTTGACCTCCCCGCCTTCGGCCCCCACTGGAGCGGCACCACAGACGCCACCGACGAGGCGATGGAAGGCGTGCCCGAGGTTAAAATCTGGCTCTACGGCCCGAAGAAGCCGAAGTTCTTCACGCGACTGAGCATCCCGCGTGTCATGGCGCTGGAGAACCCGACCTTCGTGCCCGATTCGGCCAAGTTCATCGTCTTCTACGAGAAGATCGCCGCCACCAAGGACGTGCTCGTGCTCCAGGGTCATCCCGAGCAGTGGGATGACAAGCGCTGGGCGGGCTTCGTCGAGATCATCGCGTTTTTGAAATCGAAGAACGTCGCGTTCATGACGCCGAGCGAGTATTTGAAGAAGACACCGTCGAAGTAG
- a CDS encoding response regulator transcription factor — MSKTPAIIRVLLVDDHFFVRSGVKVSLEAEGDLQVVAEADSATAAIEQYRQHQPDVTLMDGNLPDRHGIEALSEIRAEFPQARIIMLSINETEEDVYQAVAAGAVGYLTKSSGRKEMLHAIREAARGKRYFPPELAARLNARRARPELTTRETEVLQHVIAGTPNKNIADALGCTEQTIKNHLSHIFAKLGVQDRTSATVTALRRGLVRLE; from the coding sequence ATGAGCAAGACACCCGCCATCATTCGTGTCCTCCTCGTGGACGATCATTTCTTCGTCCGCTCCGGCGTCAAAGTATCGCTCGAAGCCGAGGGCGACCTGCAAGTCGTCGCCGAGGCCGACAGCGCCACCGCCGCCATCGAGCAATACCGCCAGCACCAGCCCGATGTCACCCTCATGGACGGCAATCTGCCCGACCGTCATGGCATCGAAGCCCTGTCAGAAATCCGCGCCGAGTTCCCCCAGGCCCGCATCATCATGCTCTCCATCAATGAGACCGAGGAAGACGTGTATCAGGCAGTCGCCGCCGGAGCCGTCGGCTACCTCACCAAATCCTCCGGCCGCAAAGAAATGCTCCACGCCATTCGTGAGGCCGCCCGAGGCAAACGCTACTTCCCGCCCGAACTCGCCGCCCGCCTCAACGCCCGCCGCGCCCGCCCCGAACTGACCACCCGCGAAACCGAAGTCCTCCAACACGTCATCGCCGGCACCCCGAACAAAAACATCGCCGACGCCCTCGGCTGCACCGAGCAAACCATCAAAAACCACCTCAGCCACATCTTCGCCAAACTCGGCGTGCAGGACCGGACATCTGCGACGGTGACCGCGTTGCGCCGAGGGCTAGTGCGGCTGGAGTGA
- a CDS encoding sensor histidine kinase, whose translation MHSRFQPVIAVLLAHAALTFGAPAGSETTLTTLTTIADVRALTLDEAARHHPVQVRGIITYCNPIYSLGFVQDETGGIFFTPPPAGAPDSPMLAAGDRVEIIGITRRGRFSPSISILPGDLDSTVASTGSPVVMRIVRLDAGPLPTVPLVGVERINTGDFHDQFVRVRATLRRVAEHLDPSVEQLNMDASSRSGALNIILDCPKSDQATVKEWENVEAEISGVVSGEANDRSQLRRVTLLVASVSQIKPNTAAMQASFNQPVRGFRELLQYRPPIAGATEERLHVTGIVTLVHPSRGGFYLGSEQGGLWVRTPQHSSLLNGDDVDVIGFIAGGADEGVWLEDGIHRIARRAVPFAPRVSTADEIAKGGDFGSLIQVEGQLIDQFDRPSHRLLYLGAEGHTFYARLAESADTTPPLALENGSWLRLTGVCEKPNGTAARESFSLLLRENADIALISRPPWFNTQRLRWILGGVLVLTVLVSAWVLLLQRQVTRQTQVIAHQIEQKTLSDERRRIARELHDTLEQQLAGVNIHLDTVAECAPEMPAPVSRALDNARAMLTHSRTEAHRSILELRSRTIEQTGLIGAVRESIEALQVITPRITTEVEGREQRLSQRVEFQLLRIVQESITNALKHAQAETITVRFHFTQDELTVTITDDGTGFDATQPPAVHSTRFGLLGMRERAAKIRASIDIQSTPGTGSTVSVTAPIHPTHTP comes from the coding sequence ATGCATTCCCGCTTCCAGCCCGTCATCGCAGTGCTCCTGGCTCACGCTGCGCTCACCTTTGGCGCACCCGCCGGGAGTGAGACGACGCTCACGACGCTCACGACCATCGCCGACGTTCGGGCGCTCACGCTTGATGAAGCGGCGCGACATCATCCCGTCCAGGTGCGCGGCATCATCACCTACTGCAATCCCATTTACAGTCTCGGCTTCGTGCAGGATGAAACCGGCGGCATCTTCTTCACACCTCCTCCGGCGGGCGCTCCCGATTCGCCGATGCTCGCCGCCGGTGACCGCGTGGAGATCATCGGCATCACCCGCCGCGGGCGTTTTTCACCGAGCATCTCCATCCTTCCTGGCGACCTCGACAGCACAGTTGCATCCACGGGTTCTCCCGTGGTGATGCGCATCGTTCGCCTTGACGCAGGCCCGCTCCCCACGGTTCCGCTCGTGGGTGTGGAGCGGATCAACACGGGCGATTTCCACGACCAGTTTGTGCGAGTGCGTGCGACCCTCCGGCGCGTGGCAGAACACCTGGACCCTTCCGTGGAGCAATTGAACATGGATGCCAGCAGCCGCTCCGGCGCGCTCAACATCATCCTCGACTGTCCGAAGAGCGATCAAGCGACCGTCAAAGAATGGGAGAATGTGGAGGCGGAGATCAGCGGCGTGGTTTCCGGCGAAGCCAATGACCGCAGCCAGCTCCGCCGGGTGACCCTGCTCGTCGCCTCCGTCTCGCAGATCAAGCCAAACACTGCTGCCATGCAGGCGAGCTTTAATCAGCCAGTGCGCGGCTTTCGTGAGCTACTGCAATACCGTCCTCCCATTGCCGGTGCCACGGAAGAGCGGCTGCACGTCACGGGCATCGTGACACTGGTGCATCCCTCGCGTGGCGGTTTCTATTTGGGCAGCGAGCAGGGCGGTCTTTGGGTGCGGACACCGCAGCACTCGTCCCTGCTGAACGGTGATGATGTCGATGTCATCGGCTTCATCGCCGGTGGTGCCGATGAAGGCGTCTGGCTGGAGGATGGCATTCATCGCATCGCACGACGGGCGGTGCCCTTCGCACCTCGCGTGAGCACCGCAGATGAAATCGCCAAGGGTGGCGACTTCGGGAGTCTGATCCAGGTGGAGGGACAGTTGATCGACCAGTTCGACCGTCCGAGCCATCGCCTGCTCTACCTCGGTGCGGAAGGGCACACCTTCTACGCACGGCTCGCCGAAAGCGCGGACACCACGCCTCCGCTCGCCTTGGAAAACGGCAGTTGGCTGCGCCTCACCGGCGTGTGTGAAAAGCCCAACGGCACCGCCGCACGCGAGTCCTTCTCACTGCTGCTGCGCGAGAATGCGGACATCGCACTCATCAGCAGGCCGCCCTGGTTCAATACCCAGCGGCTGCGCTGGATATTGGGCGGCGTGCTCGTGCTGACGGTGCTGGTCAGCGCCTGGGTGCTCCTGTTGCAACGCCAGGTGACCCGCCAAACCCAAGTCATCGCGCATCAGATCGAACAAAAGACGCTGAGTGATGAGCGCCGCCGCATCGCACGCGAACTCCACGACACGCTGGAACAACAACTCGCCGGCGTGAACATCCACCTCGACACCGTCGCCGAATGTGCGCCGGAGATGCCTGCGCCCGTCTCCCGAGCCCTCGACAACGCCCGCGCCATGCTCACCCACAGCCGCACCGAGGCCCACCGCTCCATTTTGGAACTCCGCTCCCGCACCATCGAGCAGACTGGTCTCATCGGTGCCGTGCGGGAGTCCATCGAAGCCCTTCAGGTCATCACACCACGCATCACCACTGAGGTCGAGGGCCGGGAGCAGCGGCTCTCACAGCGCGTCGAGTTTCAACTGCTGCGCATCGTTCAGGAATCCATCACCAACGCCCTGAAGCACGCCCAGGCCGAAACCATCACCGTGCGTTTCCACTTCACACAAGACGAGCTGACCGTCACCATCACCGACGACGGCACCGGCTTTGATGCCACGCAGCCACCCGCCGTCCACAGCACCCGCTTTGGCCTGCTCGGCATGAGAGAGCGTGCGGCGAAAATCCGCGCCTCCATCGACATCCAGAGCACGCCCGGCACCGGCAGCACCGTATCCGTCACCGCACCCATCCACCCCACGCACACCCCATGA
- a CDS encoding autotransporter-associated beta strand repeat-containing protein, whose protein sequence is MTRPTISCLLFTASLLACARLHAADWINTGTTDWNTGTNWSGGVVPNGEAAYITSNTGNIATISANASTITELQVGTWGNAGRLDHTAGSLSITNTNWPYGWLLLGGGTNGSGTYNLANTAASGGTFTGFGTGSGSLTVNGEMRVGAGAWWDHATGVLNVNTSGTVQINGSLVAGSNIGDVGTVNIDAGTVTVGGDYANSGQFGHGGSAATGNLNISGGSISFNNRLALAVGTNTSAGGNVATVTMSGGTLITDAAHNEDWHAGLNMASGYDTATGGVATFNLNGGTLSTLRVFSETGGTGVKGSSTFNFNGGTLQAQDSRGNFMEGLTRANVRNGGAVVDTNGFDVTIAQALLHSNIGGDNATDGGLTKNGAGTLTLSAQHTFTGAVTVNAGTLYANAGNGPTDRSFSYTSGITVNNGGTLRASVNSLFGWDGSQAKPITINAGGTAIAESEDQNVGLVTLNGGTLASSGAIGDWGSWNFGRATDKKLLVTDNSTVSALEVGFHNGATIEVASGKNLNFTGTITDSNDGASAVIKTSTGTLTLASANTCTAGTTVSAGTLNATNTTGSATGSGTVTVDAGAKLAGDGFITTGSNNYVYINGTLQVGAIGATAGSDFSVTTSGTGSTILGSSSLLAMDLWSTSGTDMTGTLAAADMLRLFGTLDITAGSTLLFSNPNALTFTIGDVFRVFDWTGLSTRTGSWTLDTSAITVSSGAYVDTSNLYTQGSISIMGAVPEPSRVMLVMLGCIGITLRRKRVTAAI, encoded by the coding sequence ATGACTCGCCCAACCATCTCGTGTCTTCTATTCACCGCATCGCTTCTCGCCTGCGCACGTCTCCACGCGGCAGACTGGATCAACACAGGCACCACCGATTGGAACACCGGCACGAACTGGTCGGGCGGTGTGGTGCCCAACGGTGAAGCGGCTTACATTACTTCGAACACCGGGAATATCGCCACCATTTCCGCAAACGCATCTACGATCACGGAGCTGCAGGTGGGCACATGGGGTAACGCAGGACGGCTGGACCACACGGCCGGTTCTCTTTCAATAACCAACACAAACTGGCCTTACGGATGGCTGCTCCTTGGAGGAGGCACTAACGGCAGCGGCACCTACAATCTCGCCAACACGGCGGCATCGGGCGGCACTTTCACCGGCTTTGGCACCGGCTCTGGAAGCCTGACGGTGAACGGTGAAATGCGCGTCGGGGCGGGGGCGTGGTGGGATCACGCGACCGGCGTTTTGAACGTCAACACCTCGGGCACGGTGCAGATCAATGGCAGTCTGGTTGCTGGCTCCAACATTGGCGACGTGGGCACGGTCAACATTGATGCAGGCACGGTCACGGTGGGCGGGGATTACGCGAACAGCGGCCAGTTTGGTCACGGCGGCTCGGCGGCGACTGGCAACCTCAACATCAGCGGCGGCTCGATCAGCTTCAACAACAGGCTGGCACTCGCGGTGGGCACGAACACCTCTGCTGGCGGCAATGTGGCCACGGTGACGATGAGCGGCGGCACGCTGATCACGGATGCCGCGCATAACGAGGACTGGCACGCGGGCTTGAACATGGCTTCGGGCTATGACACCGCCACCGGAGGTGTGGCGACCTTCAATCTCAACGGCGGCACCTTGTCCACCCTGCGGGTATTCAGTGAGACGGGCGGCACCGGCGTCAAAGGCTCCTCGACCTTCAACTTCAACGGCGGCACGCTCCAGGCGCAGGACTCCAGAGGCAATTTCATGGAAGGACTCACCCGCGCGAATGTGCGCAACGGCGGTGCCGTCGTGGACACGAACGGCTTCGATGTCACCATCGCCCAGGCGCTGCTGCATTCCAACATCGGCGGCGACAACGCCACTGACGGCGGCTTGACCAAAAACGGCGCAGGAACGCTCACCCTGTCCGCACAGCACACCTTCACCGGAGCCGTCACCGTCAATGCAGGCACACTCTACGCGAACGCGGGAAACGGCCCAACGGATCGCAGCTTCAGCTACACCAGCGGCATCACGGTGAACAACGGCGGCACCCTGCGCGCCAGCGTCAACAGCCTCTTCGGTTGGGACGGCTCACAGGCCAAGCCCATCACCATCAATGCCGGCGGCACCGCCATCGCTGAAAGCGAAGACCAGAACGTGGGCCTCGTCACCCTCAATGGCGGCACGCTCGCCAGCTCCGGTGCCATCGGCGACTGGGGTTCCTGGAACTTTGGCCGCGCCACCGACAAGAAGCTGCTCGTCACCGACAACTCCACCGTCTCGGCCCTCGAAGTGGGCTTCCACAACGGAGCCACCATCGAGGTCGCCAGCGGAAAGAACCTCAACTTCACCGGCACCATCACCGACAGCAATGATGGAGCCTCTGCCGTCATCAAGACCAGCACCGGCACCCTGACGCTCGCCAGCGCCAACACCTGCACCGCAGGCACCACGGTGAGCGCAGGCACGCTGAATGCCACCAACACCACCGGGTCCGCCACGGGCAGCGGCACGGTCACGGTGGATGCAGGTGCCAAACTCGCCGGTGATGGCTTCATCACCACTGGCTCCAACAACTATGTTTATATCAATGGCACCCTGCAGGTCGGAGCCATCGGAGCCACGGCAGGTTCGGATTTCTCCGTGACGACTTCAGGCACGGGCAGCACGATCCTTGGCTCCAGCAGTCTGCTCGCCATGGATCTATGGTCCACCTCGGGCACGGACATGACCGGCACGCTTGCCGCCGCAGACATGCTCCGGCTCTTTGGCACGTTGGACATCACGGCAGGGTCCACCCTGTTGTTCAGCAACCCCAACGCGCTCACGTTTACCATTGGTGATGTGTTCAGAGTGTTTGACTGGACGGGCCTGAGCACCCGCACCGGATCATGGACCCTCGACACCTCGGCCATCACCGTCTCCTCGGGCGCGTATGTGGACACGAGCAATCTCTACACGCAGGGCAGCATCAGCATCATGGGCGCGGTGCCGGAACCTTCGCGGGTGATGCTGGTGATGCTCGGATGTATCGGAATCACGTTGCGCAGGAAACGTGTGACCGCAGCCATCTGA